The sequence below is a genomic window from Ipomoea triloba cultivar NCNSP0323 chromosome 2, ASM357664v1.
tatatgtggattttttgtttgtgttatgcagatatatagtctagctagcttaaatgaaccgagcttgaGAGTTTGTTGGGTAGAATttgtagtctttctaattcttataatgttgtgttagtaaattaaatcctaagagcttgtttaggatTGCTTATTAGCTAGGAAAGTAATCAAAGAGCCTGGTTTGATTAACGACAAAGTAATGATAGATAGGTTGTTAGAGCTTAtcaataaccataaccaatttagtaaagagtaaagttatTTTGTCTTGCAAATCAATGATTTGTCTTGTTAgaatgaattaaattgatattatgCATTGGGTTGAGTATTAGTTGCTATTGGTtatttgatatttgatattGTTTGTCGTTTTATTATTGCTATTTAAGTTTCAATTTTCATCTCATTCTTTATTAagtttttgttaaaaataagtctaaccaatctctgtgggtacgaCTTTAGTAATCACTATTGtaattcatatttattatttgttggatTCAACACCCACCAACTATCATATACccatttattttgattccattttgagaaagaaaataataattagttagAGAAATAATCTTTAACttttattattgaaattttttatagattgaagagaggaaaaaaatttgtttatttgcatagtttcttattttttattttaaaatttggaaaataaattactctCTCAAATTTTcacttatttattttcattacatttttagaaaaaataattattatcgagattttttaaaaaaataattgaataatgaaaaataaacttgtttacttgcatatttttttcattttgaatatGGGAAAACATATTACTATCCTAAATATGTACGCataaatttttattcaatttttaggAATCAAATAAtcatggcaaaaacttgtgtgagaccgtctcaccatgagacgggtcgggtcgggtcggatcaatatgcaattgtaacacttatacgcacaaatgtcatacttatatgctcaaatgtaatactaatcaagaataaaatttttgttacttataagggtaaatgtaatacttttaaggaaaaatacaatacttttacatttcaatttaaaagtattacttttttcctcaaaagtgttatatttgcccttataagtaaggggcacttgtcaacattacttattatgaaaaatgtattactttttctcttataagtaacagaaattgtattcttgattagtgttatatttgagcatataagtatgacatttgcacatctaagtatgacatttgcatggtgctttgacccgatcgacccgacccgtcttacgaataaggatccgtgagacggtctcacacaaatgtgacCCTAAAATTGAAGAATAGAATAAACAAACGAGGCTAATTCGGGCATTTTATGGTCAAAGCTACAAGAGAATTGTACGCTTGTGCAGGACTAGTAAGCGCACTGGCGAAAAGTTGCATTAGCACTGCCACGCTCATGCATCCCTTTGTACAGGGCTCCGTAAATCAGCCTTAATGAATTGAAGGCTTTATGAGGCTTAGGAGGTCAAGTTAGAAAGGGATTAAAGaagtgtataattaattatacatggGTGACGTTAGAGAAAATAATGATTCAAgattttagaaaaagaaaaagaaggaggaagaagaaaaaaaaaaaaacattcacaTAATCGCATCCTTCAAAAAAACTGACTTGCAAGATACcattaataattcaataatacGGTAAAAAGAGCTAAAGAAGTGTTGCAAGTAAGGAAGATTGAAGATGGATTAATGCTtttgaatgaaaattaaagactaaagaaatatattactttgtCTAGATAGTGAAATTGTTTGTTCTGTTTATACAAAAAGTCAATCACCTAATTAACCTCaccaaccaaattaaaacacctaattttaacacataaaagataaatattcatacatttatttttagaaaaacaaGAACATTAGTGTGAGATACTTTTCTGTCttgaataaattttagtttgaGACTCTAGtctataaaaaataacaaatctaAGTTAGGGCATAGCCCATTATTAATTGAAATCAAGAAGACAAATTacagttaaaatttaaaatcttatgATATTACTAAGTCAATCGCATCGCATGATGAACTTCACTGGATTGGAGTTGCCAATTACGACAAAACATTGATCATATCAAGATGGATATATATAGTAACAAAATTGGCACTGCGACACTAATCTGCACGAAGCAGTGCAGGTGTGACAAGTGGTGTCTTCAAGTATAGAGTAGTGTCCATGGCTTTGCATGCCAATGCACTCGTGGCATCATCTCTGTTGCCTCTCTATCTGCATCCAATTCATCAAATATATCAAAGCAATGATACCCAATACTTCTATCACTTTCATTCACAAATAATTTTAAGTCTTCTCATTTATCTTTCATTTCTTGCATTTGTCTGCTTAATTTCCATACTGATCCCCAGACCATATAGCCTACAGTTCATGATAATGTCTTTGAAAGTAGAAAAGGGTTTCTTGAAAGCTTTGGCAAATCGGCTGAAAgggaattcttcttcttctgcctCCTACGCCACGGCAGCATCAGATCCCCACGGCCACGCCAAATCTGGGTCGTCGGTGCTGAAGGGAGAGTTTTTCCCGGTGTACGTGGCGGTGGGGATGATAGCTTTGTCGGCGGGATTCGGCATCCACACCGCCAGGCACCAGCTCAGCCGGTCGCCTAATGTGTACGTGAAGAAGTCGAGGAGGGAGACGGTGCCGGAAGTGGTGGAGCCGGAGCAGGTGGTGGAGGACGCCGATAACTTCATCAACAAGTCTTTCTTCCGGAAGGTTGCTCATGTCCAGGACTCCGATCGTCAACAAGTCATGCCTGATCCTATCCGAGGAGATGTTTTCGTTAGGTATATATCttcatatatacatgcattgATTCTTGAATTTAATtgttacttttgtttttttgttgttgacCTAAAAGGTTGGATCCCATCCAACTTAAGACTGAGTAAATGTATATGACGGTAACTCTTTGGCTTTACAGACATGACTAAATGCAGGCACATTAATAGATCTATCTATTTTTGGCATAATTCACATCTTGTAGTTCAAATACTTTTTAGTGTCAGCTGTTTATTGATTCAGTGAGCTTTACAGACATGGCTAAATGCAGGCACATTAATAGATCTGTCTATTTTTGGCATAATTCACATCTGGTCATTCAAATACTTTTTAGTGTCAGCTGTTTATTGATTCAGTTTTAGCTATGCCCGGGcaaattgctttttttttttttttttttttagccttGAAGAGTCAAGTCCAAGTCCAGTATCTTATCATGCACGTGATATCACCAAGATCTGACAAATTGTATAACACTGCAGGAAACCCAAGGCAGAGACATTGAAATCAGTGGGAGTAGAGTGAATCCGGATCGGATGACTGTAACGATGACTCAAAAAATATTTCCGACTACCTTAATTAGCTCATGATAACTGTGACACTCTTTATAAGATCTTTCTTGTTTTGGGTTGGTTTTTGTGCTTTTCTACCTAAAGTATGACTTAATACTACTAGAATGTTTTAATCCTCACGTCAAGTGAAATGCTTCAAACGTAATTTTGTTATTCAATTCatcttttttattgatttttaagtAATCCTTTTTATTGATTCAATAGTGATAAAAATTTCTTAcgaagtaaaaaataatttctttttgtaAATTAGTAAAGcaatacaaaattaataaatatataaactacgCTACTACACGTACAATTTAAAACAACTCAAATTATGCATGTTAAAAGAAAAGTACTGTGTATTTAACCACCAAAACtagaaatataatttaaacGAAAAAAGGAAATCAAAGAACTCTGAATCATTGTGCACTAGAGTTTACTATGAGTATTCTAGAATCCAGTTTACACTATGTAGGTGAAAGTAAGTTGATATATCAAATTATAACGAAAATaaggaatataattttttttaaaaattaatccCAACTAAAATTTGGTACGAAACAAaagatataatttataaatttatttatacaaacataaatatataacgAGAACAGagttttataattttgaatataaacttaatggaagaaatgaggaaagatgcaagcattttttaaaaaattgattctGCCTTCGGAGTATTTTATCCTcaatttttagaataaaataatatattatgatttaacCTTTGAgcattgaaataaataattaaggaaAAGACTAAAGTAGATTATGATTTAAtcttggctaaagtgtcatctcgcaccatgaactatatccgattattcatgccgcaccttaaactttcatAACTTATATATCGAGCTACAAACTAAAATTTTTTGTTCGCCTAGAACTTTTTGCAGGTTTCCCGTCTTCTTGCTGACATAGCGCCGATTTCCTGCTGACGTGGCGTTTTTCTTAACTTTATGTTGACTAGGTAagcatttacattttttaaaataaatcaacgcctgatttgaaaataaataaataaaatccccCCAAATCGTCTAATTCCCccaattttcttctcttttctttttttctttccagTATTCACTCCCTGGTTCTGCATATTTTCACTCCCTGGTTCCGCATATTTTCACTCCCCATCCCAACATTAAATTGAGCAGTAGCATAAGCTAGATTCAGAGCACCAGCATAGTTCAGTTTATTCCCAttctcaacaacaacaacattcttattcacataattaaattttgcaTTTGCATTCACAGATTTTACATTATTCTCAATGGCATTTCCACAAACAGTTGGCATACACAAGGTCTCCTTATATAATCCTTCACAATTGGCATCCACTTCGACAGTATTATTCACAGGCTTCATATTTTCTGCACTATTAAAGACATTTTCACAAACTTTGAGGACAAGGCCAGACTCTCAGGACTCCTCAAATTTTCAATCAACTCAGACTCAATATTAACACCTAAATATTCAAAAAACTATGTCAATTCCTATACAGCAACAACAAGAGTTCATCCATACTTACAATCCTAAcgtaaatatgaaaaaaaaaaatgtaactacTTGAAAGAAACGCAAAGCAGAAGCTAGAGATGCCGCACCGCTGGAGGGAGGTAGTAGCCGGTCTTATGACGCCGATACGCTGGTCGGAGGTGGTTGCTCAACCTTTGGGGGgatttgtttcttctttttacttttttttttttttttttcaaatcagaCGTtgattggtttttgttttttattttgtttatttgttttatttttaaaaatgtaaattctTACCTGGATAACATAAAGTTAAGAAAAATGTCACATAAGCATGAAATCggcgccatgtcagcaggaagactgGGAAACCTGCAAAAAGTTTTAGGCGAACAAAAATTTTTAgtttgtggctcgatatatacgttatgaaagtttagggtgcggcatgaataatcggATATAGTtcgcgggatgacactttagcatTTAATCTTTGAGcattcaaataaataattaagtcTGACGAACAACATGCGAGAACTTCACTATTTTATTTATCGGAAGTGTAAGTTTTTGTAGGAAAAATTTTTCAGAGAGCAAGAGAGGAACAccacaatatttattttaggtGTTCAAAATCATTAAATCAGTACCAAACAATTTGTCTAACACCAAgcatttataagagaaaaaagatTTAAGAACATTAATCAATGACATTAACATctaaaaagtaaatttaaatttgtaataacaTTCATAATAGCACAGCTAAATATCTCAAATAAATTCAGATTTGTAACCTTCATAATAGACACAACCATTACGATTATGAAAAGTAGTTCCAGAATGATATGCCATTACGATTGTGTAAAGTAATTCCAGAACGATATGCCATTACTATTGTAAAAAGTAGTTCCAGGATGATATTCCGAGAAATCATCTAAGAAGTATACTTCGAGCAATACCATGTGATACTATAAATT
It includes:
- the LOC116010915 gene encoding uncharacterized protein LOC116010915, with amino-acid sequence MSLKVEKGFLKALANRLKGNSSSSASYATAASDPHGHAKSGSSVLKGEFFPVYVAVGMIALSAGFGIHTARHQLSRSPNVYVKKSRRETVPEVVEPEQVVEDADNFINKSFFRKVAHVQDSDRQQVMPDPIRGDVFVRKPKAETLKSVGVE